Below is a window of Electrophorus electricus isolate fEleEle1 chromosome 12, fEleEle1.pri, whole genome shotgun sequence DNA.
CAATGTCAGTTTATGGCTATGGCCTTCCTGTCTGAAAAACAATTTCCTCTTtggggattaaaaaaaaaaaaaaaaaagaaaactgaaccAAATCCAGACTACTCTTTTTCCAAGAGTGGCTTAATGACAGATATCTAGGTGATTTGAGGAATTTGCCTGATGCGAGTGAGCCATAAACTACTTGCAGCCGCGTAGCTGCTTAATATAAATATAGCTGTATGTTGTTCCACTATTAAATCTCCTGTTCTAGAAATCAAAATCTAATAATAGTTAGCAAAACACCAATGTCTTGACCTTGGtcagttttcagttttaaatcaCAACTGAATGGCAGATTGTCACttggtattaaaaaaaaccaaacactgacATCGTTCTTAACTTTGTGTTTAATATCCACTGCAAGTAATGAAGCAAAtatcaacaaaaacacagagtgtAGTGTgctcacaaaaaaaataatcagcacagcaacaagattaaaaaaaaaacaaaaaaaaaaaactgctaaaAGACCACTACATCGTTGGTGTGCGCATATACAAGCACTCAGTTCTCACTTCTTCCGTTTGGTTTCTTTAAATTTACATAAATTTCTACACCATAAGGATCGTAAAAATCTCTTGCTTTCAGCAGGAGCCACTAGGGGGCAGCGTTGTCTTATTGATAAAAACAACTGATGTTTTCTCACGGAGAATCACCCCTGTAACAACACGATCGACTTTATCATCTGGCGAATGGCTTTTGCCTGCAGCATGTCATCAGTTCACCATACAGTATAGCAAACCAAAACTGAGGCACAAAATTCAATTCCTGTGGATGTTGCTACCAAATATTCATGTTCCTCTGAACAATTGAGACCtgtttgtatttcagaaatTGGCTCATTATGAAAAGTGTTTCCATCTTTAGCAAATTATTCTGCAATCTTCCATTATATTTCCTAAACAGATGGTGTAATCACACTTTTAACAATCTCTTTAAATGTGACACTTGCCCTTCCACATCTCAGTTCAAATCCACCAATTACCTTAATATCCAGCCCATTCTGAGCATATAATGTTTCATAACTTGTgatgtcatttatttgtttatctaaCTTTACCTTGACTGTGGTGTAGTTTGCTGACTTTGTGTAAAGTGATCCAACATTAAATGTATTGAAAACCTGTGGTTACAGTGATAAACATGCAAGAGTCCCATTTTTCTTCTGTATATTCAACTAATGCCACTGACCCCAACCGCTCTTAAGTTGTTCTTCTGAGTGAACAGATAGAGGCCTTAGGTTTCGCTTTTGAGCTCTGTGCAGTCCGTTGCTCGGTGGCACGATAGCTGTCGCCTCTTCCACTGGCACACGGCGTCAGCGTAGTTGACAACAACCTTGTCCATCCAGGTGAGTGGCTGTGGGAAGAGCACAGCACCCTCGAAGAAGCCCAAGTGTCCCCCGTGCAGCGTCAGCACGAAGATCACGTTCTCCTTCTTCTCTATGGGGGAGGCCAGGTGGGTCAATGTTAGTGCAAATGTGTCTGATACCACGCCGGTCACTGTATAAAAGGAAAGGCAGTTTTCCATGGATTAAAATGTATATGGTGTCAGTTattctgagagagaaacagacattgAATCTTAACGCAAGGTGATGAAGTGCACCTAAACAGACACGCCACTTATTTCCATCTCAGGTCATGGTCTGGCATTTCTCCGAGCCACGTTTCACCTTGCTGCCTTTCTCTTCCTGACCGCACAGAGCCCTTCCTGTCTTTCACTTTGGAGAGCTAAGGCAGACAAGCCAGTAGGCTTATCACAGTATGCAATCAGTCTTAGCCCTCAAATGACTAAAGGCAGTAACGTGACCGTCAGGCCTGCACTCACAGAAAGCAGCTATCTGTCTTCAGCCCTGATAGGGATTGCCAATTTTGATATGTGGTTAGCAGTAGCACAATGCTACCTAATATGTGATTAGACAGTCATAGGGTGCCCCTGGCCAAAAGCATGACAGCATCTCCACCAACAGCTGGTGTGAAAAACACAGGCCTCTTGTGCGCCCCATTAGCCATTAGCACTACGCTTATGCCATGTGGGGAAAACACACCGTAACTGGCAACAGCTACACTCTGAAGAATAAGCACCAAGCTGAATCCATTGAGGTTGCTGTGTAAACAGACATGAATAAGTTAATAAAAGGTACCCTAAGCCCTCAGTTCACCAATTAGGTTCCCTTCTTTACTATGGAAGGGATCAATAACAAGATGTTAGGTTGTGTCGTTCAATTACCTGTAAATGCTTCTCTACAAACCAAAATAACACCAAACAGCAACCTCATATCTTCATGGTTTTAAAGACAGACTGAACAGAGACTCAAAGCTAAAAGGCTTTGTTCTAGGTAGGCAGAACCTACAACATATGTCTTCTACCGTTAAATCCACCTACAGAACGAAATTGGTTTCTGGTCCTTTAAATTGTTACCGACTTTTATTTGTGGTTAAAGAAAAGATGAGGATAGAATTACAGGGTGTATCCAAGGAACCATCTTCACAGGGCAGGCTGACGGGCCAGACCCTAAGGGAGCACAGAGGATCTGAGGAGATGGGAGGCGACTTCCTGGCTCTGATAAATAATCACGCAGGAGTACACAGATCGCATGGCCCTGAAAAATTCAGCACCAGTGCCGGAGCACGGAGCTCAAGCAGCACCACGTGTCCGAATGTGTCCAGTGGAGCAAGGAAAAAAGATCTGCCACATGCCTTGCCAATAAGCAAAGCAGCGGTACGTTAGGACTCGCAGCTCCTCAAAACCATGCATcgtcatacaaaaaaaaaaaaaagtaaataaataaaaatggatgtCCTTTCCCACAGACTTGTTTGAACATCCATTAAAAGATGTTGCTTGGTTTCCATAGTGACCAGGTGCTACTAACAACAAACAGTGATGTAActcagacagaaagagatgtACTGTTTTTGATGGATTAATAATCCATGATCTGAAAGCGAGGTTTTGTAAAATTTTACCAATCTGAGCGTTGCAAAGGCTTTTTCTGCAGCCTGAAAAACGTGTACTGACTGCTTTCTGATTTCATGGAATATACAACCGGGCTAGCTTTTATCTCCAGCAGACATGTTTAAAAGATCACAgacttttttaattaataatgagGCACACACTTTTCTAAGCGAGTAATACACCTGAAGAGGAAATACCTGCCAGTGTGCGAGGTATGGTCAGCAGCGACTCATGGACAAGAGGATCATCTGATGAGTTCACCAGCAGGAGAGGAACATTCACCTGGCACCCAGAGAGGATGTAGGATATTGTCACTGACGATACAGTGTTTGCTAGCAACACCTTAATATAAATATCACCTTTTGAAACTGCTTCAGACATACTTACATTGTGAATGTAATTTACACAGCTTTCCTTTTCATAATATTCTTTTAAAGAATCATGACCATGAAACTTTCTGAGGGAAAACAGATGGACAGAGTTTCATATGAAGCCCGGAAGGTATACTAGAGTAGCCCATTAAGGGCTATTAAAAGACTTTTACAGATTCTTTTGCACATGAATAATGATTGGAtcatttgaaatattacatCCAAAGAATTTAGCCTGGTCTTCAATGCTTTAGTCAATCAATTTCTTACTGAGAAGTCCTGGGGAAGGCTAACATCAAATATTCTGTATATCTACAATCGACACAAACACCTCACTCTTCTGTGACGCATAATGAAAGGTCCAAAAGTGTGATTAGGTGAACCTTTATTGTGTACTACCTCATGATGTCATCTATCTGCATGAGAGAAGTGGCTGTGTACAGACGACTTAGATCTGTGATCTCCATTTTGCTGGTTCGCATGCCGAACAGGCTTCCTCTGCAGGGTGAGCATGTCAGCATTACACACTCTCAAAAATATTCAGCAGCCACCACACTCACAATTACCAGTCCTTCCATGTTATTAGCACCTACCTGTGGGACAGAATTAGCTTTTTCATATTATCCGCCAGAAAGAAGTTATAGAGTCTCCTGCACTTGTCCCACTTCAGAAATGTCGCCTGGGccctaaaatgaaaacaaaagaaagaaagacaataCAAAGTAGCCTTAGATAAGTAATAattccaaacaaaacattaagaGGCATGCTGTCCCCTTAGGTAGAGAACAGTATGGAAGATGCTAGAAGAATTAATACAGACCTCAGAGCGCTATAGCCCTGACAGACactgacacagcacagcaccttGTCCTGATTGGCCGGGTTTTCCCCCAGGAACTTACAGACGAGATTCCCACCAAGACTGAAGCCTACCACTATGAGCTGGGTCTGGGGGAATGTTCGTCTGATATAACCCATCATGGCTGAGAACTCCCAGGTACAGCCTACAGGAAAGAGTGTATGCCATCAAAGCAGTGCTTTAGCTCAGGGAGTGGAGTGCTTTAATAATATAGGATTAACATTAAGTACTTTACACTCTAGTGAACAGAAAGTATTTACACTTCATTACTGGCCttaaataaattcagttttttttttttttaattgaacatGATATGTAAAAAGTGTAACTCTATTAATGTCTGCTGGCCTAGTTACTGGGCTGTTACGTCATTACCTCGTTATCACTTTTCCTAAC
It encodes the following:
- the abhd2b gene encoding monoacylglycerol lipase ABHD2, which encodes MSAHVETDAQTISTDMPAMFDGMKLAAVAAVLYVVVRCLNLKSPTAAPEIICRDTPLNHYLIKSCSILTEEYIPPLLWGKSGHFQTALYGKIGRVSSPHPCGMRMFLPMQDGATATFDLFEPLGGHVIGDDITMAICPGIANHSEKHYIRTFVDHSQKQGYRCAVLNHLGALPNIELTSPRMFTYGCTWEFSAMMGYIRRTFPQTQLIVVGFSLGGNLVCKFLGENPANQDKVLCCVSVCQGYSALRAQATFLKWDKCRRLYNFFLADNMKKLILSHRGSLFGMRTSKMEITDLSRLYTATSLMQIDDIMRKFHGHDSLKEYYEKESCVNYIHNVNVPLLLVNSSDDPLVHESLLTIPRTLAEKKENVIFVLTLHGGHLGFFEGAVLFPQPLTWMDKVVVNYADAVCQWKRRQLSCHRATDCTELKSET